Proteins encoded within one genomic window of Ignavibacteriota bacterium:
- a CDS encoding response regulator: protein MNGLMTPENARVIIADDERIVAADLRKRMLALGCSVVAVVGSGVDAYHAAIEHRPDLLLMDIGMDGEYDGITAAEKIRAEVDVPVIFVTSYSDKETLHRAKQIGPFGYVLKPFDERELATTVEMALYRHHAEQKLRASEELYRTLIENTGEGIVFVDLDERFTFVNPAAETIFGVEEGTLKGRCIGEFTTPEVFASIREQTRIRGTGIRSTYNIMIRRPDSKHRTLLVTATPQFDGRGVLAGAFGIFRDITEDREAEEAVRASEQRFRDLYDDAPVGYHEIDRNGIFTRVNRTEQAMLGYSEEEMLGRPVWDFLADPETSRKAVARKMNGEAAPKEPYERVFRRSNGSEVPVLVEDRVQLDSAGNVIGIRSTMQDITERKQSEEELRLYAEQLRLAKDEAEEAGRAKASFLAAMSHEIRTPMNGVIGMTSLLLETGLTEEQREYAETIRNSGESLLGILNEILDFSKVESGRIDLEREPFSLHSCIEEVLDLFAGKAAEKNIELIGSVDPTVPEVLMGDASRVRQVLANLVGNAVKFTQQGEVAVNAVGRLTDGDRVELLVSVKDTGIGIAESARHRLFQPFSQADRSVNRKYGGTGLGLAISKRLVELMEGRIWVESTEGLGATFFFALCVPVAAVAPKEKADGKRPAGPTDIMIVDDNTTVTALLQRVCESEGMRVRAFTDPARALATLAAGGHVDVLLVDAVMPQMSGIEFARHVRTLATGASLPMVLMATGAGMVREDVVGLFAGQTLKPVKPAQILKAIRLAPGGPPQQIRAVGSTVLDKTLALRLPLRILVAEDNPVNQALALAILRKMGYRADVAADGQEAIDALERQQYDLIFMDVQMPVMDGLRATRIIRERYTGDDRPQIVALTANVMANDREACMASGMDDFLSKPIRLEEVRSIVEKYGTLLLSR from the coding sequence ATGAATGGTCTCATGACACCCGAGAATGCCCGGGTCATCATTGCCGACGACGAACGCATCGTCGCTGCCGATCTGCGGAAGCGCATGCTCGCGCTTGGCTGCTCAGTCGTTGCTGTGGTCGGCAGCGGGGTGGATGCCTATCATGCAGCGATAGAGCATCGGCCCGACCTGTTGCTGATGGATATCGGGATGGACGGTGAGTACGACGGCATCACCGCCGCGGAGAAGATCCGGGCCGAGGTCGATGTGCCGGTCATCTTTGTGACGTCGTATTCGGATAAGGAGACCCTCCATCGGGCGAAGCAGATCGGTCCGTTCGGCTACGTCCTGAAGCCGTTCGATGAACGCGAGCTTGCTACGACGGTGGAGATGGCACTGTACCGCCATCACGCGGAACAGAAACTCCGGGCCAGCGAAGAGCTGTACCGCACGCTGATCGAGAATACCGGGGAGGGGATCGTCTTCGTCGATCTCGACGAGCGGTTCACGTTCGTGAATCCGGCAGCGGAGACGATCTTCGGTGTAGAAGAGGGGACGTTGAAGGGGCGGTGCATCGGTGAGTTCACCACGCCGGAGGTGTTCGCGTCCATCCGGGAACAGACCCGCATCCGCGGGACCGGCATCCGCAGCACGTACAACATCATGATCCGCCGTCCGGACAGCAAGCACCGGACACTCCTCGTTACCGCAACACCTCAATTCGACGGGCGCGGCGTCCTTGCCGGGGCCTTCGGTATCTTCCGGGACATCACCGAAGACCGGGAGGCGGAGGAAGCCGTGCGGGCAAGCGAACAGAGGTTCCGCGACCTGTACGACGATGCACCGGTGGGGTACCATGAGATCGACAGGAACGGTATCTTCACGCGTGTGAACCGGACCGAGCAGGCCATGCTCGGATATTCCGAAGAAGAGATGCTCGGCCGTCCGGTGTGGGATTTTCTTGCCGACCCGGAGACCTCCCGCAAGGCGGTCGCCCGCAAGATGAACGGTGAGGCCGCTCCCAAGGAGCCGTATGAGCGGGTGTTCCGCAGGAGCAATGGTTCGGAAGTGCCGGTCCTTGTCGAGGACCGTGTACAGCTGGACAGTGCAGGGAACGTGATCGGTATTCGCTCGACGATGCAGGACATCACGGAGCGAAAGCAGTCCGAAGAGGAACTCCGGCTCTATGCGGAACAGCTGCGCCTTGCGAAAGACGAGGCGGAGGAAGCAGGGAGAGCGAAGGCGAGTTTTCTCGCTGCCATGAGCCATGAGATCCGCACGCCGATGAATGGCGTCATCGGCATGACCAGTCTGCTCCTTGAGACCGGGCTCACCGAAGAGCAGCGCGAATATGCCGAGACCATCCGGAACAGCGGGGAATCGCTCCTGGGGATCCTGAATGAGATCCTGGATTTCTCGAAAGTGGAATCGGGACGGATCGACCTTGAGCGGGAGCCCTTCTCTCTTCACTCCTGCATCGAAGAGGTGCTCGATCTCTTCGCAGGGAAAGCCGCAGAAAAGAACATCGAATTGATCGGGTCCGTGGACCCAACGGTTCCCGAGGTCCTGATGGGCGATGCCTCCCGTGTCCGTCAGGTACTCGCGAATCTCGTCGGCAATGCCGTCAAGTTCACGCAACAGGGGGAGGTTGCGGTCAATGCCGTGGGCCGGTTGACCGATGGTGATCGGGTTGAACTCCTCGTCAGCGTGAAGGATACAGGCATTGGCATCGCCGAGTCCGCGAGGCACCGGTTGTTCCAGCCGTTTTCGCAGGCCGACCGTTCCGTGAATCGTAAATATGGTGGCACGGGGCTCGGCCTGGCGATATCCAAGCGCCTGGTGGAACTGATGGAGGGGCGCATCTGGGTAGAAAGCACGGAGGGGCTGGGTGCGACATTCTTCTTCGCTCTGTGCGTTCCGGTCGCCGCGGTGGCGCCGAAAGAGAAGGCTGACGGGAAGAGGCCTGCTGGTCCGACCGATATCATGATCGTGGATGACAATACGACCGTGACAGCGTTGCTGCAACGGGTGTGCGAATCGGAAGGGATGCGCGTCCGTGCATTCACGGATCCTGCCCGGGCTCTGGCTACGCTGGCCGCCGGGGGGCATGTGGACGTTCTCCTGGTTGATGCGGTCATGCCTCAGATGTCCGGGATCGAGTTTGCACGCCATGTCCGCACCCTCGCGACCGGAGCTTCGTTGCCCATGGTCCTCATGGCTACGGGAGCGGGCATGGTGCGCGAGGACGTTGTCGGACTCTTCGCCGGTCAAACCCTCAAGCCGGTGAAGCCTGCGCAGATCCTGAAGGCCATCCGTCTGGCACCCGGCGGCCCCCCCCAGCAGATACGTGCGGTGGGCAGCACGGTCCTGGACAAAACGCTGGCGCTGCGGCTGCCGCTGCGGATCCTGGTCGCGGAGGACAATCCCGTGAATCAGGCCCTGGCCCTCGCGATCCTGCGCAAGATGGGGTATCGTGCGGATGTGGCCGCCGACGGCCAGGAAGCCATCGATGCTCTTGAACGGCAACAGTATGACCTGATCTTCATGGACGTCCAGATGCCCGTCATGGACGGCCTCCGCGCCACCCGGATCATCCGGGAGCGCTACACCGGGGATGACAGACCCCAGATCGTCGCCCTGACAGCCAATGTCATGGCGAACGACCGTGAGGCGTGCATGGCATCCGGCATGGATGATTTCCTGAGCAAGCCGATCCGCCTCGAGGAGGTCCGGAGTATCGTTGAGAAGTACGGAACGCTTCTCCTCTCGCGGTAG